The Euwallacea fornicatus isolate EFF26 chromosome 18, ASM4011564v1, whole genome shotgun sequence genome segment GCAGGTTATGGGTTGAAAGTGCCTCTCCTGAACTGAAAGCAGTTTGCCCGAAGACAGCTGccaaatatacaattttgttGATATCGCTACTGCAAGATACCTGTTTTGGGGACAAACGGCTAGGCAGATTATTGGCCCAGGCATGATGAGTCTAgaatatttatgtattattttatgttaagTCTTTAAATATAGGTACCttatatttttgtcaatttctTGACTGTTCAGGGGCCATGCATGCAGCAATGGTTTATTGGTTTCGGCAGTTAAAATGTAGTCTTCTCCAACAACTGATAGACACTTATTGGGTACAGTACCTCCATTTTTGTAGAGCTTTAAGACGTTTTTTGTATTGTAATCCCATAATGAGACAGAAAATTGTTGGGAAGATTGGGAGGTGGTTAATAGAAGTTcttgattttccattttgagTTTTGCCCGTTTCACAATTGGACACTAGTTTGAagtttaatggtttttatcACGTTTAAAGAGAAATATATAGGATTAACGTCATGAAAACGTGCTTTACAAGAAATCCCCCTGTTCTCGCTcgtatttttagatttaaaatttaagactATATATAGATAAAAGAACGGTCACATAAACCTGGCTGAACGTTGCTATGGTGATGCAAGGCCACCGcgacaaacaacaaaaaacaacagctAGTTGGAAAGGCAAAACATTGAGGTTAGTTAACTGTGGTGTCTTGTATGtacaattcaatttattagaaataccCCACTTTTGTAGTCTTGTAGGCTGTTTACTACATactaaagaagaaaaaaacattttttttccgacTACTTGCTCTTTTCCTAGCAGATAACGTAATTTGAACCCTGTCTATTGGACGCTGAAATACTTTGTGATGGCTTTAAAATGGGGGACCTCTGAGTGAAAGCTACTAAGAGAATGGACGTACTTGTTttagacatttcaaaattggtAACTTCTTATTAATTATAAAGCGTAATATATTCCTTAGTTGCCGTCTATTTTAGATTAGAGCTAAACatattgcttttaaaaaaGATCATACAAAAGACTTCGATATTAGCATGAAAGAGAGATTTCACCAAGACAACTTCAAGTTCAACATAGAACTTTAGGAATACTGAGTGAGTCAGTTTAAACTGATGTAAAACAGCAATATTTATCTTGAATACCTACCTCATGTTTATAATATgcactttaaattttcaaggaaattattcagtggaaatatttcaaaaccgttaaagatatgaatttttttgtagaatgcTTTTTTGTAAATCagtaaatcaaaaactttgaGATTTATTCCCAGCATAGAATGAAAATGTGCAACTTTTTTATCAGGCAAATTTATCTAAATTGTTGTATTTTGTACACTGCAGTACTCAATACTAAATTGTATCATTGCCTTTGAGATAgcctattgaaaattttttgtgaatatgCGAAATTTGGGAGAACCTCAAAACGAATATTAAAACCTAAATACCACTTTCAGATTTATCTAAATTGTTACTCTATAACGAATCTACTTCACTTTTCTATTACGTTGTTCTCGTACTGCCAAAACTTACCTGTAAACTACAAAAAAAGCACAATCAGAATCTCCCCTTTTAACTTAAACTGCAAATGCATCTTACCCCGATTTTGTACTCCCATCGCCCCATCCGAATGTGGCTCCATCCAACGCCGTCTTTTTAATAACGTTATCGTCATTAACGAAGTAAAACTCACCTGTAAATCCCAAAAATACAACAATTCGGATCTCtcctttgaaattaaattacaaactCAACTTACCCAAATGTTTAATTCATATTGCCCCATCTTGTGACTCCTCCGAACACTAACAGAATAAGTACTAGAAGTTATACTTTCACCACAAAAggagaaaattgtttttagcgGCACTGATTTGCATTCTCTAAATGGCAGCTACATGACACCCAGTTTAACTCACTAAATGTCAGCGACGCGAGACGCACTAAATTTTCACTACATTAGTAATGCATCTCACGAGTTTTTATAACACGGGAACAGCCGATTATCCCAATCATGAGTTTATTCTGACTAAGATACAACTTGTTTGCAATCACACTAATTTTCGACGGAATCATTTAAGTGATATCCCTacaaataacacaaaaaattttacaactcGCCTTCGGCAAAGGTACTACTCATAGGTTGTACGATAAAGGACGATCAGTACGCGAcgcaaaattatatattattccTGTTAGAGAAATGGAAAGTTAATTTGGTAAATGATCATTTCATTTTATCCTTTTATTGGGTATCCGTGCCTTGGGCACCCTATGGCGTTCAAAGTAGCGTTGGTAGAATTTGTATCCCACTTTTCGGTTTCACATCACCATTATCGACTTTACTTTCTTAAATATGAACATAGATTTATTAATCACATCTGAGATATGTATATCTGACAATGGCTATTTTAGCTACAAGAAAAAAACGCAATTAAAAGTTTATCTATTTCGATATTATTCCGTTTTGAGTTATGTGGGAGGACCTGTATTTGTATCTcttaaaacttatatttaatatcaaattCTGCGCTACTCATTATATTACCTTTATCTATAAGAGCAAAAAAAGctcatatatgtatatacatatatatatatatatacagggtggtccacttttttgtagcaggattttaacagtcgatagacaaacttattttaagaagaaaagttcATATCAACATAGGCTCATAAATGCTTCGTCTTAAAAATACCGggcgttgaaaattaaaaaaatattcgattatttttttataacactcTAACCtttagagatatttaaacaaaatttggtgTACAGCATCACATTGTATAGTGCCATATTCAGTAAAAATATTACGGCCCACGAGCAACTAGTCTCGGAGTTGTAGGATTTTACtatcataaaattcaataaattactaatacGGTCCTGTCTAaagtcaaatttcaatttttttcttaaatgagtaattcattttctacaaaaaatgtctcttgacattttttcatatctgGCTCTGTTGCgtaacaaatttatattcttttattagatagtttctatgaaaatgagtaagataataattttttgcagttcTTAAATACAGAAATGCATAATATGTTGGAGGAAATTCCGCTGAATTTGAGATTAATGGGTTGGTTCCAACTTGACGGTTGCCCAGCtcattttcatagaaatgtaAGGAACTGGTTGAACCATAATTTTCCGGGAAGATGGATTGGACGAATGGGGCCTGTCGCTTGGCCTCCACGTTCCCCCGACCTAACCCCGTTGGACTTTTTTGAATGGggatttttaaaagaacaagTGTATGCAACTCCTGTGACAACAAGGAAAGAACTTATTGGCCGCATTAGAGATGCGTGCATTGAATTgagaaatcataatttaattgGGGTTCTCCGATCTATTAGACGTCGATGTGAATTATGTGTGCAACAAAACGGTTCATATTTTGAACACATACTttaaaataagtgaatttttgtagctctttttaaaaaattgtttttatttaaataatgtttttaattaaaattatgttttatctAATGAAAgaatacaaatttgttacgcAACAGAGCCAGATacgaaaaaatgtcaagagacattttttgtagagaatgaattacttatttaagaaaaaaattgaaatttgacttTAGACAGGACCgtattagtaatttattgaattttatgataGTAAAATCCTACAACTCCGAGACTAGTTGCTCGTGGGCCGTAATATTTTTACTGAATATGGCACTATACAATGTGATGCTGTAcaccaaattttgtttaaatatctctaaaGGTTAgagtgttataaaaaaataatcgaatatttttttaattttcaacgccCGGTATTTTTAAGACGAAGCATTTATGAGCCTATGTTGATATgaacttttcttcttaaaataagtttgtctatcgactgttaaaatcctgctacaaaaaagtggaccaccctgtatatataacgAAAATAACGACGTTAGGggaacttcaaaaaatatttaaaaagactTCTTAAATAAATGCCTACGGGGTTGTAGAAATTACATACTTCTCATCGTTTATGTAACTTTAATAACGTACGGTTAAaacaagaataaataaatacatttactATACAAATAAAACTTCCCAATACGCATGTAATATTGCACTCCAGACTTTGCTAAAACCCACTCTTCTGAcgctaaaacttttttaaatttcttatatcAAGCTACAGTCTGCCCCAAAATCATGAAATAGTGAAAAACGTATATCAAACtaaatctttaatattttccttaaaataaatatcaatatttaaagtttgGCCACGATGGGTTGGCCAGCCCGAAAGCCTGACTTCAATCCCATAAAATATTCGCGGATTAAACTACGCAAAAAATAAGGATTTAGACTGCCTTTCGAAAACGTTGGCTGAGTGAAAATCTCTCTGTAAATGATGCGGGTAGAAATGATCACGGAAACCTGATATTGATTATTATACCAGACCCATGCTCTTGGATTACAAATACTGAAGGCGGAAGCGCGctttttaatcgttttattaacatttttagtgCTCGTTCtttgatattaaatttgatgtaCGTTTTTGATTATTCCCTCATTATGGAATCGAGTGTATAAGTTTATTCTTCTAAACGATTCATTTTATCGGTTAGGTCATATATTGTAACGTTCAATTTGTATTGTTCATTCGCATTAACGCTCGCGGTCAGGTTACAGTCAAGACCAAACCGATAATATAACTCGTTCGATTACTTAAATAACATGATAAATATACAGTGCATTTCTTTAAAGACACATACCTAATTAAAGTAAAAGGATTGCTTACTATTACTTACTTGATGGGAAATATTGCGCCCTAAGAGACACTGTATAAAGCAttgcataaaataatattaacattaataGTGCTAAGATGAAGGTCTTAGAATGGAACAGCTTGACCAAGACCTCTATAacatgaaacttttttcaacatttttttaaatttattggtaaTACTGGAGATTCAAATCTTTTAAGTTTCACTGCATCTACTTCTAGCAGTCAACAACCTTTGCAACGATTTATGTGTAtccttttttcattaattattaatcaattatcgtTGACTATCAAAGTTTGCATTGGAAAAGCTGAACATTTATACATAAACTTCTGATTAAGACCAACAggtaaaaagtaaatacaTATACAGTTAATGTCCAAATAAccattaaatatataaataatacttttcttaGGAAACCAGTTTCCTTGAAAACAAGAAAGTAGTATGATACAAAAATACTTATTATATGCAACAGTACTTATAAAATATTCCTTTCATGATGATGTGTAGTCAGCATAAGAAGTATGACAATTGTTACTACTCAGAAAATTTCCGCATTTCCTACTCCAAAcctaaaaattactaatttcgccaaatgtcttttttgaaaaattcgtcCAATTCCTTATTATTTGCTATTGAAAGGCTTTAGTTCAATAAACCACCACTCAGGGTGAGCGAGTGTTACGCGtttaaaattcggaaaataaGCTCTAAAACTATAGAATTGTCGCCCAGATTGTTGGAGGATATCCGATGCAATACCTGAATCAGTTCATTATCTAAACTCAGCATGTAAATCGGGGCCAACTTAAGGCCACCACTCCCAGCTAAATACGAAAcctggaaaataattataggagaaaaagaattttcgacaaatttcggCTTTTTAGTTTACCTGATCCACATGTAGCGTTGCCCTGATTCCCACCTTTTGACAATTATTGGATATTAAAAGGTCTAGATACTTGACGAGCGCGGTGCAGCACGCCTTGGCTATACTTTCTGAAACTTTGGAAATGTCTACTGGATCCTGGTTCCTAGGGTTGTCTTCTACGTTCTAAAAGAAGAATTAATTGTATGCACGATAATGCACaagtgttaaataaaatagcttacttgtaaaatgaaaacttcTGTCCATCTGACAAGGGTCATCCCGCCGTTGGACAGATAATCTTGTCCGTTATGAACCCTTATAGATGGAACACCTCTCAGGTCTTTTAGGTCGATAGGCGATTTCACCCTTTAAATGATATATAAATATGAGACAGAAACTCAGAAAATCTCCGAGGTAAACCTAGTCAATAGTCCATATGGTGCATGTCTCTATTCTTTGAACCGTTGTGTATGTTGAGTTGCCTACCATAACATCCTTGTTATGATACATTTTGTATCTTTGCCTATCACGTTGTTGTggaaaatttacttatttttgcaatgccattgtaaatataaatagtaaaatatcgACTAAAGCATTATATTCTTGACCTTATCTTCTATAGTCCTATTTACTCCAATATTGGCTAGGTTTACATGGTTCAAAATTATTCTTACGAGCAGATACTatcaattttacatttaacttACCCGGAGTTGAAGTCACAGTCATTTTCTCCCCAAACAATACTAACACTCTCATCTGAGTCCGCATTAATACACCCACAGGCAATAGTGTGATTCTTCATATTACGCAAATCATCTCGAATTTTATCCATATGTTCAGACGGTATTTGAATCATCAGCCCATCTTCCACAATGTTGGATTTCGCAGTTAAACCGCTGCTAGACTTCAAAGACCCGTTGAAAACAATGAAACTGGCCCCAGTTACTAAAAAAAGAtcttttttagatatttaagaCAGGAATATAGGAATATTTCTTACTTTTCCTGGGTTTATTGTGGATGTTTATAGCGTGAGTGGTGTAACAGTTCTCATGGCCTTGCGTATCTTGAATACACACCAAATGCGAATCGGCCTCTCGGCTGAAATTACCCGCAAACGCCAGAATATGATCGCTCGAATTGCTAATTGACTTCATTATCtgtaattaatcattaatattaaagtcCTTAGAGTAGTCGGCAATACCAACCATATCGTAACGATTCCTAGGTATGGTTATCGTAGTTTTCTTGTCCTCCATGTGGATTATTAAGCCTCGTATTTGAGGTAAAGAGTAGGTGAAATTCCTAAAGTCCTTTTAGGACAAAAActcaattattgttaaaattagtttCGAATGTTTTTTAAACCTTACAGCGAGAAGATTGATTATAGTATGTCCGATTTCAACGTAAACACTATCCCTATGCCTACTGGAAATTAACGGGCTTGGATAATATCGGTACTCCGCTCCTAATCGCAAAATCAGCCTTAAAGGGAAGAGTTTAGCCCAGGGGGTTTCCCACctgaaatattactttaccaaaagttttttttcgagTCAAAAGTACCTATGTATTAGAATTCCTATCAAATAGGGTTCCTGAGGGATGATCACGTTCTCTAAACACTGGAATGTGGGTTTGATATATACGAAACCTGCGTGGTTTTTGGAGTCCAGAAAATTTGCAGTGTTATGCAGGGAAATGCCCAGCTCTTTGATTGATGTACCTATGGAACTGTATTTAAGATACTATATcgttttttagcaaaaaccatttttacccTTAACAGCTTCAAGATAGATGTTATATACGTGGAAAAATACGTCTTTTGGCACATAACTCTCCTCGTCAATATACTCTATGAGGTAAACCACTTCGTCGCAGCCCACATTGATAAGTCCTTCTGACGAAAAGCACCAGGCATGTTTGTTTATGCAACAGCTCACTAAAggaggaaaaaaaaactaaatatgcAGTTGAACAATATAAGAACAAACTTACTGTTGACGATTTTAACATGCACGAGTAAGTTTTGATTTAGTGCAAATGCCAATGACTcgtttttcaacatttctacCACTCCCGGTGAATTGGAGCATTCAGAATATACCATATCTGAAGAAACTTATTATCATAACTATATTTAACGCTGAGATCTGAGGAATACTACCTGTCCTATTCAAGGCCACAGTGGGTGGCAAACTAGTTTCACTCTTTGGTATAAAAGAGCCGGTACTTTCCTCGATTTTCGGCATATTTTTGGTGATTTTTGGAGCTACCACTACAGGCTGTACAGACTCAGTTTCCTTAGTTGCTTCTTTGGGTCTTACCGGAGATCTGTTGGTCTTTGCTTCGGGGTTATAGTTAAAATCTTGGTCCAAATTCGTCAAGTCACTTCCAGGTGCTATACCGTCACAGAACATCACAGATTTATTAGATTTCTTACTAGAAcctgttttaaaatataagttaAATAGTGATTATTATATCTGTCAATAATCCTCCTaccttttctttttaacaccCCAACTGGGACCATCACTGATGGCAATGATGTTCCAGTTTGTCCCGCCTGTTGTAACGGTGATACAGTGGAACAATATTCCAGAGGATTATTCGGATTTGGCCTGAAAGCTGGGGAATTACCGGAATCTGAAGACAGATTGTCCGAGCCAGCGTTGTCTGCACTATTTCTAAAATAGAGGAACAAGTGTGCCTTAATCCACACAGAAAAGGGAAAGAAGTGAATCTCAATATCAGTCATACTTGCTCAAGATCGTGTAGCATTTATTGCAAACTCTGGCTTCCGAGTCCAAGTATTCCAGCCTACACCGGAGATTACAGCACTTTGAACATAGAACCTAGAAAAATATCAACGTTTACGCCGGGCAATTACTTAAAGCAGGTACTCGATTTTATAACATCATATGGGTTTGAGAGTAAAGTATTTAGCGACGATACTCTCGCAAGTTATACATAGACCCACAGAATCCTCTACTTTACAGTATGTATGTAGAAATGTATTTTCACGTGACTTTTTATAGAACATCTTACCAAACCACAAGCTCTACAATGATGTCGTCTCTTTATTACGGTAAATTTCATATCACAGTGCAGACAGGCCGCAGCATCAGCGTCGGGTATCCACAAGGGCGCTTGTTTTCCCAACCAAGATTTGtctaaaattattgatttccAAGGGAAAATGTTGAATGTTAGTCTAGAAATGAGAGGATATTATATACCTAAAAATGTTTCAGTTGTTTGCCCAGAATCTTCGCTAGCTCGAGATTCATTTATAATCTCTATTGAACTCGCCTCTTGGGAATTTTCCAGACTTGCAGCTTGTGTTACTGTTTGTTCGTTTATTTCGTCACTATCAATAGACCCTGCGGGGAAATGtaaaacaacaattatttCCATATAGTTGCAATAACAAGTAAAATTTAAGATATACTTACACACATATACTCACCTTGTATAGGACTGTCCCTCTTTTCTAAGGTACATCCAATATTCTCTGATTTAGGTTTAAAATTATGTCctaaattggtattttttagTCCCACACTTTTGCTTGTGAATTTGTCCTCATTATTAGGCAACTCTTCAATTGATACAGTACTGGCAGTGCTGGTGCTACCGGTGCTGCAGTCAGAAAAAGTTGGACTGGCGGAACTAGTGTAGTCAGACTCAATGTTGTGTGTTGTTTTGGGGTCAATTGATTTGTTAATGTATACGTTGTTGTATGGTGTTGAACCTGGACTGCCTAGAATACAGTGAGACTCAGTATGCCTTCGTGGATGATATAAGTGAAGTAAATATACAAGGAAAATTGCTAATCATGAAAGATTCTAATAATATAAGACACATTTGGTCTAATAACTGACtaccatttttcaaaatcaaaaatatttaatagatccttaataaaaatatctaaaacaaTATTACACAATGTTGCATGTTCCATTCCTATGATAAGCTTGTTTCATACCAATCAAGTTGATTTTTCTTCCTCCAGTCTGATCACTCAGCTGGTTGTTCAAAGACAAATCCTGAGGCCTGCTCAAGGACTCTTCAGGTTGATCATGTTGCAAGAATGATTCTTCCCTTCTGGAAGTTTCCTCCTTAATTGTGGAGCAAATTTCTACAGTCTCATTTTCAGGTGGAACTGAAAACGACTGCTGAGCCTTTTGCTGCGGCAGTACTTCCAAACACTTAAGGATTTGAGGCGCGGATGACGACGTTTCTTCTGCCAACGCAACTTCgactacatatttttttgttcactataggcaaatcaattttttatagaaCTTACCTTCAGACATATGTATTTTCTCATTATCTGTATCTTCAATATCTTTGTGAGCTACCTTTTCACTCACTTCCTTATCATTTATTTCACACCTTTCTACGCTAATGGGCTCTTCGATcggttttaaaacattttcctctTCAAGTTCCAGCTCTTCCAGCATCTTGTTCAACTGATTCTCATCAATATCTATGTCAGCAGAAAACCTAATTGCTTTCTGCAGAGAGACTTCAACAGCTTGAGGCTCTATTTGATTTAATTCACTTGCTTTTGTAGTGACTTTGTTGTTCTCAATTGGAACCTTATTATTTGTAGTGAgttgtttatttgaaataaagttCTTGTCTTGGTCTGGTAATGTTGCTTCCAGTGTGGGCTCTGTCAATTCTACCTCTTGCACTTTTTGGTCAAGCTTTTCTTCCTGAATCTGTGGAACATTAAAACAGTAGGCTAAAtgaatgaatttaatttgccTTGATGTAGAAAATACAGTTATACCTGAATTAGAAAATGATGAAACAAGTAAAATTCATAATCTTGAACAAGCTTTAACTGGcccatgtaaatattaaatcccaatgataaattttcaaagcaaCTTACCACATCATAATTATCTATTTCTATTACTTTCTCCTCACATTTTTCCTCTTCAGCCTCCCTTTTTTGTTCTGTAAGTACTGCAGATTCATCAAAATCTTTGGGTACCACTTCTGATATATTGTGTGTTTCAGtaactaaattttctttagtACTGTGTTCCTGATAATCTGAAATATCTACTAAAACTCCTTCTTTATCTATATTAACTTCTTCTGCAAGCTCCACATGCTTATCACAATTCTCTTCTGCCTCTGCATATTTTACACCATCAAAAGCTTTCCAATTTCTATtcttattagaaaaattaaaatcattttgctCTAGCAAACTATCAGACTTGAAGTTAACATTTCTATCACATTCAGAATCATTATTTACAGGGTCTAAAGCTATGACCAAAGCTTCCTCTGTATTTGTATCAGTCTTAGGTGAATCGACAGTATTTGTGATAGAATTTTCCACTGGAGTTAAGCATGCAACTTCACTTGCATATTCATTATCAAAATCTATAGGTTTTTCCTTGGAATTAACATCAGTGtgatttttctcataaaactCAGTCAACTTATTATTTGTGTTTAACCCTGGTTCTGACCTTTCAGAAACCTCATGTTTATCTGTATCTACAGTTTGTTTATCATTAACACTAAATTCTAGCTTATTGTCTTCAACATCAGGGCTTTTATTTTTGCGTGTATCACTCGTTTCTACTGTATGGTTTCCACTGCTAATGCTACTGTTCAAATCAAGGTTTAAATACTCATTTAAACTATGGAAAACATTGTTTATGCTGTGTTTGGTCACGGAGGGTGATTGGAAAGGAATATGGGGTTGAGAACTTTCAGGACCATTTTTTAGGTGTTGGTCTGTGAGTTCAGAGTATTCAAAGTCATTTAGCACTTGATCCAGATCCACAGTATACTTATCCATCTAGAAACGAGTGCAAAGGTGCGTTTATTGACTGAGAGTAatgtttgaaagaaaaaaggacaaatatgtttattttgtgcAAATGGGATAGAAATTAGCAAGAAAACATTGGGAATCTGCAACTACCTATTAAGCTACTTTTAGCAcgatttttattgctttctcacctttttcaattatgtttCCGGTTCTCATTgcctttttttgaaatttacgaataatttttacaaaaagtgctgtttttttttatctaaatgtttttatttttcttgctaCAAAAAGAAACTCGTCAAAACTTGAATAACGTCAAATTTATGAATCTGCTGTCAACTTGAGTTAGGGCTAACGTATAACTTAGCCAGTTCAAAAATTTGACGTTTCATTGAGGACCTAAAAAGATTTCAAAACTTTATCTGTATTTATAGTATATTAGAACAGATTTAATATATgtcattttaagtttttactGTATTATAAATTACCAGGCTTTATTTTATGCAATTTGCAAGGATTTCTAGCGAAATTTCCTCACTTCTTTATAATATTAATGTCGTTTATAACCCTTCAAAGTTCACCATACCACATTCTTAATTACGTcacataattaaaatcttttaaatgaTATATACAACTATAATTGTCTTGAGTTGCCAACATAACGATGACAGCGAGTACAAGGTTACTGATTACTTAATGTACTAAAGAATGTTTAATAATATGTtactaaaatatatattttgcaaggaaaattacagtattttgttttttgttttaaagaaaacgatAGAACAATCTTCTGGACTAGACCTCGCTCTttatgtcacaaaacttgtacgTCAATGGTTACGAGTATTGTTCACTGGTATAAAAACATTGCTCATCTCTATTGCTGATGTACTTAAAATCAATACCTAACCTAACCCCACTTTcgttttttcacaattttcgtTTCCTTCGCgtaactttttgtttaaaaaatcagtAGATACGTGTAATTCGACTATCAAAATAGGTTTTCTAGCTCTTTCCAAACTTTTTCTGTTGCCAGGCAAAATGTCTGATTTGGAGGACATAAAGAAACTCT includes the following:
- the Sara gene encoding zinc finger FYVE domain-containing protein 9, translating into MDKYTVDLDQVLNDFEYSELTDQHLKNGPESSQPHIPFQSPSVTKHSINNVFHSLNEYLNLDLNSSISSGNHTVETSDTRKNKSPDVEDNKLEFSVNDKQTVDTDKHEVSERSEPGLNTNNKLTEFYEKNHTDVNSKEKPIDFDNEYASEVACLTPVENSITNTVDSPKTDTNTEEALVIALDPVNNDSECDRNVNFKSDSLLEQNDFNFSNKNRNWKAFDGVKYAEAEENCDKHVELAEEVNIDKEGVLVDISDYQEHSTKENLVTETHNISEVVPKDFDESAVLTEQKREAEEEKCEEKVIEIDNYDVIQEEKLDQKVQEVELTEPTLEATLPDQDKNFISNKQLTTNNKVPIENNKVTTKASELNQIEPQAVEVSLQKAIRFSADIDIDENQLNKMLEELELEEENVLKPIEEPISVERCEINDKEVSEKVAHKDIEDTDNEKIHMSEVEVALAEETSSSAPQILKCLEVLPQQKAQQSFSVPPENETVEICSTIKEETSRREESFLQHDQPEESLSRPQDLSLNNQLSDQTGGRKINLIGSPGSTPYNNVYINKSIDPKTTHNIESDYTSSASPTFSDCSTGSTSTASTVSIEELPNNEDKFTSKSVGLKNTNLGHNFKPKSENIGCTLEKRDSPIQGSIDSDEINEQTVTQAASLENSQEASSIEIINESRASEDSGQTTETFLDKSWLGKQAPLWIPDADAAACLHCDMKFTVIKRRHHCRACGLVLCSKCCNLRCRLEYLDSEARVCNKCYTILSKNSADNAGSDNLSSDSGNSPAFRPNPNNPLEYCSTVSPLQQAGQTGTSLPSVMVPVGVLKRKGSSKKSNKSVMFCDGIAPGSDLTNLDQDFNYNPEAKTNRSPVRPKEATKETESVQPVVVAPKITKNMPKIEESTGSFIPKSETSLPPTVALNRTDMVYSECSNSPGVVEMLKNESLAFALNQNLLVHVKIVNMSCCINKHAWCFSSEGLINVGCDEVVYLIEYIDEESYVPKDVFFHVYNIYLEAVKGTSIKELGISLHNTANFLDSKNHAGFVYIKPTFQCLENVIIPQEPYLIGILIHRWETPWAKLFPLRLILRLGAEYRYYPSPLISSRHRDSVYVEIGHTIINLLADFRNFTYSLPQIRGLIIHMEDKKTTITIPRNRYDMIMKSISNSSDHILAFAGNFSREADSHLVCIQDTQGHENCYTTHAINIHNKPRKITGASFIVFNGSLKSSSGLTAKSNIVEDGLMIQIPSEHMDKIRDDLRNMKNHTIACGCINADSDESVSIVWGENDCDFNSGVKSPIDLKDLRGVPSIRVHNGQDYLSNGGMTLVRWTEVFILQNVEDNPRNQDPVDISKVSESIAKACCTALVKYLDLLISNNCQKVGIRATLHVDQVSYLAGSGGLKLAPIYMLSLDNELIQVLHRISSNNLGDNSIVLELIFRILNA